Proteins found in one Miscanthus floridulus cultivar M001 chromosome 4, ASM1932011v1, whole genome shotgun sequence genomic segment:
- the LOC136552887 gene encoding GDSL esterase/lipase At2g23540-like — protein MVHRAVAMAAVAAVLFVTAAAAGVGAAEVVNEFGGGASFIFGDSLVDAGNNNYIPTLSRANMTPNGIDFAATGGTPTGRFTNGRTIADIIGEMLGQADYSPPFLAPNTSGGAILNGVNYASGGGGILNGTGKVFVNRIGMDLQVDYFNITRQQLDALLGRDKAREFLGQKAIFSVTVGSNDFLNNYLMPVLSTGTRISESPDAFVDDLIFHLRDQLTRLHTLDARKFVVANVGPLGCIPYQKTINRVGEDECVKLPNQLAAQYNARLRELIIELNDGLPGARFCLANVYDLVMELITNYPNYGFETASVACCGNGGSYDGLVPCGPTTSLCDDRDKHVFWDPYHPSDAANVLLAKYIVDGDTKYISPINLRKLYSL, from the exons ATGGTTCATCGAGCGGTGGCGATGGCCGCCGTGGCGGCGGTGCTCTTCgtcaccgcggcggcggcgggagtaGGAGCGGCGGAGGTGGTGAACGAGTTCGGGGGCGGGGCGTCTTTCATCTTCGGGGACTCACTAGTGGACGCCGGCAACAACAACTACATCCCGACTCTATCCCGGGCCAACATGACCCCGAACGGCATCGACTTCGCGGCGACGGGCGGGACGCCCACGGGTCGCTTCACGAACGGGCGGACGATCGCGGACATCATCGGTGAGATGCTGGGGCAGGCGGACTACTCGCCGCCGTTCCTGGCGCCCAACACGAGCGGCGGCGCGATCCTGAACGGCGTCAACTACGCGTCGGGCGGCGGCGGGATCCTGAACGGCACGGGGAAGGTGTTCGTGAACCGGATCGGGATGGACCTGCAGGTGGACTACTTCAACATCACGAGGCAGCAGCTGGACGCGCTGCTGGGGAGGGACAAGGCCCGGGAGTTTCTGGGGCAGAAGGCTATCTTCTCCGTCACTGTTGGGTCGAATGACTTCCTCAACAACTACCTCATGCCCGTGCTGTCTACTGGCACAAGGATCAGTGAGTCGCCTGACGCCTTCGTGGACGACCTCATCTTCCACCTCCGGGACCAGCTCACG AGGCTGCACACGCTGGACGCGCGCAAGTTCGTGGTGGCCAACGTGGGGCCGCTGGGGTGCATCCCGTACCAGAAGACCATCAACCGGGTGGGGGAGGACGAGTGCGTGAAGCTTCCCAACCAGCTGGCGGCGCAGTACAACGCTCGGCTCAGGGAGCTCATCATCGAGCTCAACGACGGCCTCCCCGGCGCCAGGTTCTGCCTCGCCAACGTCTACGACCTCGTCATGGAGCTCATCACAAACTACCCCAACTACG GGTTCGAGACGGCCAGCGTGGCGTGCTGCGGCAACGGCGGGTCGTACGACGGGCTGGTGCCGTGCGGGCCGACGACGAGCCTGTGCGACGACCGGGACAAGCACGTGTTCTGGGACCCCTACCACCCCAGCGACGCCGCCAACGTGCTGCTCGCCAAGTACATCGTCGACGGCGACACCAAGTACATCTCGCCCATCAACCTCAGGAAGCTCTACTCCCTCTGA